The sequence TTGAGGGATGATTAATCTCAAACCAATTTgccaataaattaaaagaaaccaGACACTTATCTACAATAGTACAATTTTCTAAGCATCACTTTACTGGATAGCTCCAAAGAAAATAACGAGGCGATTTAAATTTATAAGGTAAGGGTTTCATCATAGATATGCAGACAAGGTAAGCAATAAGGTCGAAATAGTTCTAAAAAAGTTCAACtttgaaattgatttattttctacatcgttttcaattgtgttaattatattaatcagAACTAAATACAAGTTCTACATAGACGGGTTTGATTATCATGGTACACCATTGTTTGATAAAATGTCGAGTAGATGCTGTTAACACGTCATAAATTCCCTtgcatttaaaattcttttgaattttaGCACAACCTAAAGGAAACCATCTTTTCTCTGCAATGCACAAGTCAATTATACACACAATCACTTGTACAACTTGGTTTGACAAATGGAGGATTTGACTGGCTTTACGCGAAAACAAAGCAGtaataatcatatatattatttgggCATAGGCAAGGAagcctttttcttttcccaaGTAGACAATTCACATTGAACACAACTTTAAGCTCTATTTCCACTTGCTGGCCGTTTTTCAAATATTGAGGAGGATGGGAGGGAATcaatttatgaagaaaaaaagggaaaaggagACACAAAGTCAGAAGTAGTTAATTTTCTACCATTGACAAGCATTGCAAAATCACCCTTCTGAGCTTGAAGTTGACTGAAATCCTTCTTTCTGATAAGCTGACATCTGCAAATTTACAAGGTTTTTTCGTTTGTCATCCATTGACATGGTTGGTGGCACCACTTTGTCCCCCTTTCACATTTTCTGTTCTCCAAGAGGGATCCACCTGAGGAAGCTGATATTCATCTGGTTTCAAAGCCAAGGCAAAATCAGGCAATGTTGGTGCTGTCTCCATGATTCTGTAATAAGCGTTGACAACAAAACACATGATTTTATCAGTCCTTCAACTTCTTTACTTTTCGTTAAGCAAGAATCATTATCAACtatgaaatgatattttaaaacaatttactAATGCACTAATGCTTACCTCTCATAGGAGTACAGATCACGGTTTATTCGCACCTTGCTTGAGGTATCCTTAGGAATTTTCTCGTAAAGATATTTCATAGTCCCCCAAAGTGGTGGATTTCTGCACCATGACTGCCAGTTAGATGGACCATGAAAAAGAAGATTACCACCAAAAGTACTATTTTCTTTTAAGAGAacttaaaagatgataaagaatcAAAACTACGTTCTGAGATCTCAATGATTAGGTTCAGCTCATAAAAAGGGGCAATGAGAAAGGTGCCTgagaaaaactttaaaaatattgaatgcTCGTGCCAGAGTTAAAGTACACAGGCCATTATGCCTACCGGTCTAGTGGTGACCCCGTCTTTCAACAAGAAAGGGGTGTGGAAAACTACACTACCTTTTGAGATTCTTAAGGTGCTGCATTACATTCTAGAGAAAAGAAGAGGGAATGGATAACTTCATTCAAAACCCTAATATATTTTGCTaagtttattcaaataaataaataattatatcagAAGGTATCGCTAAAATATTGTAAGGTTTATTATGATCTTCAACATATAATAATTTCCAATTTTTATTCTTCACTATCATTTTACTGAGTTCCATAATGagggaaaaaaatcattttactttCAGAGGTGAAACAAAGACCAAACTTATTGAGTACTCAAAAATCACAAAGAtttcacaatttcaatcaaatcGCGGGCACAAAAACTGGCATGGACTATAGTtgacacaacaaaaataaaaatgacatttGCTACATTTCTAGCTACAATAGTATATAATCATTTCATATGTCACTTGGCTAAATAGATAGCAATGAAACAAGCACATACTGAACTCTGTGAATCAACCCATGCCTAAACTGGAAGAAAGTATCTACAGATTAGCAAATAAACAAGACAACACTCAGGAACCAAACCTCACCAATGACCCAAGCTTAGCAATAACCAGTTAGCTGCTCAAAGTTTCAAACAGGCATACCTATATCACCAGCTAAGGAATTTTAGTCCACATTTTATTTGCTAAAGGCATGAGAACTTGACGTGCCAAAAAGTGTCATGAAAGACATTGGCAATTCTCTCAAAAGGAGACAAAAGACTAAAGGAGACATAAGACTAAGGTCTTTGGTCCATACAGAATCACATAGGCATCATGTTCATTCCACTCATTTTAAGTGTTCCTTTTATTATCTTCACACACATGCCTGTGCTATTAGCAATTATGCAATAAGCAGAAATTACTCTGCAGTTAATGGAAATTGGCACATATATAACATGATGTCATTATATGGAAGACGCATGACTCATTTTCTGAGGATGATAACATAACAGCATAAAAACAAATCACTTTGTATAAGTGAATATTATGACTAACCTTGACAATGGAGGTGCTGCATTGAATGCTTCACACAACTTCTTACTTTCTTTGAAATACTCATCCGCTGCTTGTAAAGCAGCTACAGCCATCCCTTGAGATTTCTCCGTGTTTCCCTCATCAAGAATCAATCCATGATAATAATATGCTGCAGCCTAGAAAATCATTACAATAAGCATATCAATAACTTGACATCACTTGCTTCTGCTAAACGTTTCTTCCATACTTGTTCCTGAATTATGCATGAGTACactcaaataaaaaagataccATATACACCAGTAGATGTGTTGTTCAAGGTCTCATTAAGATTAAGGGCATAAAACATAAGAATAAATCAAATGACAGCATAATATTGTCAGAATCTAAAAACAGAAACAGGTGCTCATTTCCTTGGCCAAGCTGAAACCTACTACCAACTCAATGAGATTTTTCTTCCAGAGAATGTTGTCCCCCCAAACACACACAATATGCAAATAACATGTAAgggtaaaaagtaaataatatacAGTAGACAGAACAAGAAAACCAATAATATTGTTAAGAAATGGACTGGGCCAACCTCACTCTCAATAGGTAGCTCAAGAGGGGAGGATTGCCCAAGTCTTATAAGGGGTATTCTAACCATATTCCTAATCAATGTAAGCCATCTTAAAACACGTCCCTCACGCCCAAGATTGGACATTTAGAGCATGAAATTTGCAACATTGACAGCTGCAAGTGACTCAATGTCAAGATTGGATAAGCTCTTATACCATTTTAAGGAGTGGACTAGGCCTAACTCTAAATAACTAGGTAAGAGGAGAGGATTGCCCAAGTTTTTGTAAAGAATATTTTGGCTATATTCATAATCAATGTGGGATATCTTAACAAATATAATTGAGGAGCACAACATCAGCAACAATTCTAGGGCACTCTTAATTCATTTACCAGATGTAATTAGGTTATTAGAATGTGTATTAAAGGTTTGCAATTATAATATTATGGTCCAGGGATATCAGGGCATTTGGCATCACTTATcattagaatttagaaaatatttaattatactcTTTTATTCTTCAAAGACGTCACCATCAGCTTGAACAAGTATTTCAGATTTCAGCCTCTTCTCAAAAACAGGTCAGTTATGAACAATCAACCAATTGTCCACTTCCAACTAATCTTTGTACCCTAAGAAACATAAAGATCTAATCTCCTCAACTTCTCAAGTTTCAACACCAACTTCATATTTTATCTTGTGGACCATCtattaatttgattcattttataCTTCATCTGCATTTATAGTCAAAAGGCAGCCAGTATTCAGCAAATTCCACTCTAATTGTATTACTATATACTaatacataataattaaatagcAAGATGCAAATGACTGGGGAGAAAAAACGCAAACCTTCGCTTCAATATACTTCCATTTCACAAAAAGACAATGCTTTTCACCCCATCCATTTGCTAATGGAAGGTTCATAATATTATCTTGAGCCTGCAAAATGAACAGTGTAAATAAAGTAATGTTTGTCAGTTAAATGCATTCATGTTAACATGCTAATgcacacacatgcatacacttaCACGGTATATAGAATTGAAACAAAGTTTTGTCTTAGGGGAAAAAGGCTATAGATTTAGAATCAAGAGAAACAAGTTGAAGATCACATCAGAAATTGgagatagaaaaaataaaacaaaggatAAATTGAGAAATAACAGATACAAGTTAGTTACATGGTCTTGAAATCCTTTTAGAAAGAAACCAAAAGTTCATCGACAGAACAAAAACCCTGCTAAAAAACATGCAATGAAAACTTTGCATTTGTACCTGTTGCCAATATTTCACCATCTCACATGCAAGTCTACGCTTCACTGCAAGAGTGGCTTTGGTACTATCAATTGCCATTCCAAGTTGAATATCTACACCCTGTTAAAACAACAAGTAAATAAACAAGTATACCCAAAATAGATATATGAGAAATGGGGTGGGAAAggtatctatatctatatattgaACAGTCCCCTTGTCCAGTCTTCCATGCAATGTAGTTAATGTTTTACGTGGCATTCTCCCACCCCAGATAGGAGAGTCACATGTACACAAATATGATGATTTTGAATCACACATATTCTTAAATGGAAACAATGCATCATTAGACCTGACACTCCTCAGCTAATATGCTAAATAACACAAAATCTACAGGAATTTAGACAATGAACTCAATCGAAATGATTGCAACCATCAGACAATGTCCCCATTTTAATCCCTTCACAGATTTAAATTTCACcctcaattaataaaatttacctttttttatatCAACGGAACTACGAGTTGACTTGAAATTGTGTAAATACTAAAATGTCAAACACATATGCTCTCAATTCAAGTGAACAATATGTTCACTACTTTTACAACCTTTTCAGTTCATTCCTTTCCTAAATTATGGCAACAAAGGCATGTATTAATATGCTGAAAACTCAACACATTGCTCTCAGATTCTATTATTCAACATGCAAAAAAattctattacttttttttaataagatttgAGTGACAATTTTTCTATGACTAGCCTAACTTATGAGcaaatttatatatatccaCTTATTCAGAATATTtccataaactttttaaaagagtAAAGATCTGAAATCTGCTAGAccaaaaaatttgaaatgacCTTGTTAATGTGGAAGATTAAACTGAAGAATGGTAATGGAttttaaatggaaaaagaaaaaagatctaTGTGAATGGCCTCACATTGTTGTGATTCACTCAACCTGACAATAAGTGAGTTATGAGTTTAACTCAACCCTACAAAACCGGCTTGTTAGGTAAGGATTACCCCCCACTTATATAATCTATCTCGATACTATCTTTAATCAATGTGGGATTTCAAAATGTCTCCCTTTTGCCCACGGCTAACCGCCATATGGGACTTTCAACGCACCGCTCTATCTAAGGGTGACCACAATTTAGGTGACTTTTCCAACATCCTCCCTCACACTCAAGACTATCTGTTTGTAGTGTGACAAACACAGGAGGCCCATCAATGGGTTTATGATAGGCCTGATACCATGTAAAATAGGATAAACTGAGGGATATTAGTTTGTAAACCGTGTGTCAATGGGACCTTACAGAGGTTGTTTATATAGATAGGTAGTATTGATTACACATAATTAGAGGACATTCAGTTCCTCTAAATCAGATATCATATCCTATCACATCATTATACATTAAATTCTTGATTCTCAACACAAGTCAAGTGCCTTCATTTAACAACTTAAGCATTTTAGATAGTTGGTTCATGATTTGATATTAGAGCCTATTTGGCGTTAGGCTACTAGAAAATGTCCACTCTTGGAAACTCCACATTCCAAATATCCAACTGAGTGCAACAGGAATGTATTATGATCCCACATTGTCCCAGTAAATGGGCAAAGGATCATTTATAATGACTTGGGCAATCGTTTCCTTTGAACTAGCTTTTGAGATCGAGTTAGCCCTAGTTCATTTCcaattttaatagtaaatacataaataaaccGTAGCAAGCTAACTCTATTAATCATTTGCTTGAATACACAACATAACTTTGTAAGAAGAATGATGGACAAGAAGTTTGCCTAAATAGAGCTATGAGTCTATGACTTATGAGACACATTGGTTTAGCCATTAAATGTGATAGGTTTTCACTTCTTAATTATCTGCTAGGCAAAAATATGAATACCTGTCCCAATGCTTGTAGACAGAGTGCTCGAAGAACTCCTTCTGCAAGATCTACTGGTAAATTTCTCCTAAAATCAGAACCAACAGTGAGAGGagtaatacaaaaaaataaggaaGATTGTTTAGATTACACAAAATTGTGTGACAATCAACTGATTGTATTAAATGGGTACAAACCTGAGTTCGCCAGGCAACTGTGGAAGAACATGCCTTACAGCACAGTCAAGATACCCAGCTGCCTTTAAGAAGATATCAACAGAAGCCCGTCTGCTTTCTGTTAGTAATTAACCAAAAGTTCAAACTTCCCAGTAGGAACAATATACATAAAGGTGTCGATGAAGCAACATCATTAGAAACACACAGCATATAAGACAATAAAAATCTGTTTCTAGTCTATCAGCTACCACAATATATAACCAAcagatgaaaaaaattacaagaaattTTGTATTATTCTGTTAATAAGAAGATGAAATATCCATTCCAAATTATGATCAATAGACATGAACACAGAACTGTGAAGAATTATTTACTGCATATGCAATGACCAAGACAAGACAAagaacaaagaacaaaaaaaaaaaaaaattaaatactaataaCTAAAGACAACAGAGTCCATGGAACCACAAAATCACATACACACAAAGCAGAAACAAGATTAACTGACTTGTGTCTCCAATTGGAATTATTTTGATCAAATGTATTTTTGTTGTTGGATGTAAAATAAGATTATGGAGCAAGTTATACAAGGAATATGTTGACATGTGCTGAATAATCTTATTACTCACCTTCTGATACTTTTGGCTGATGACCATCAGTGGATGTTCTAGGAAGAAGTAATAAATCAGACTGTGACAGCAATAGCATTGCCATCAAGTGCAAAACCGACAACACTTCATACCAAGCATTAGACATGGTTGTTTCCTGTAAAAATGTCAGTTGCaccaacaaacaaaaaaagaaagcagaGCAGACAGAAAATGATCAGCAttcttttgtataaaaataaacattcaaaTACAGGCATAAACATGTGCATTAAAATAATAGGAATTACCTCTGCTTCATCCTCTTGATTCACCCAAGCAAATTGTACTTTGTATTGTAAATGGCTTCCTGCACAGTAAAGATAAGCAATTAATCAGGAGGTTGACATGTTTTGGAGAGAACATCCATCAAATACAAATGGACTAAAACATGCTTTACCATTTTCAACTAATCCCAAAAGTACAAGCAAGTAGTCTTCAAGAGCCTGCTGAAGATCAGCCAGTGTTGAACCTCCTGAGGATGAAATTGTGTGATGCATCATTAAATTTGAGCAACTAGTTCATTATAAAATGATTCATCCTTGCTAGCACTAACCATGTTGGGTGgcacttttcctttttgttcttGTAATTGTAGGACCTTCTTGGCCAGCCATTACAACTATACGAGTTCTTAGAGCAGACAGGCGTTCCACTATATTTTTGGACAAGTAATCACCAAGTGACTGTGCAAAATCAACAGGTTTAGGAATTCTTAGACCAGGAACATACACAGAAACCTCCCCAATACTCCCTGGCCTCCTTCTATTTCCACCAGAATCCTTTGGAGTGGACACGAAGCAGCCCATGTCCTGAGTACTATACCTGATGATACAAAGAAGACACAGTGAATCACCACCAAGAGTATTGTGTTTATGTGCACACAACGAGTTTCTATTGTCTCTGACATCAAGCTTCACAGATTTATGGGGATAACAGTTCCACAAATACACTCCAGAAACAAAGATGACTATTCatcaatcaaagttcaaaaagtTTAGAGAACACTCACAATTTACAGGGAAATTAACAGTAGAAAAACCATCAACATGAGTAATTAAATGTCAACCAACAAAGGAGTGGTAGTAGGTTACTCGAGGGCAACATTACATTTTAAGTTGTACAAGAACTCTCCATGTTATTTTAAACTTGGCATAAACTTTATTCCGCAGcattaatttttcctttattttttatttggccATTTTCAGCAGCATTAATGattcttatttctttatttattttcctcatTCCATAATCTTaacacataattaaaaataagcaCCAAAGATTTATCCAACTAACCTTGTCGTTTGCTCTGGCAGTTCACTTGTCAGGTCAAAATTCTGCAATTCTCTGAGCCAAAAATTCACAGGGAGAAACGTGAGattgaggaaaaaaatataaacataaaagcAATTAGATCACAAGAACCGCATGAGACATGACAAGTGAGGTCCGTGTCAACGCTTCATTGTGATGACAAGGAAAAGGTTTCAAAAGATTGCAACAGGCATGCATGGTGATAGTGAAACTAAAAGGTAACATAAAACTCCcgataccaaaaaaaaaaaaaaaggtaacacTCCCGTGCACACCGTTACACCAacaacacaaaccaaaacataAACATCAACCAGAATGAGAACTTCCTCAAGGCAAAGTAGCTTCAAGGAAAAGGTTTTGGCTCATGAGATTGAAGAAGATAGCAAGTGAAATTCAGCAAAGAATGAGAATGATGACTTGTGAGTAAAGGGTTTCCAAAGAAATTCAAACAAGCAACAATTGCAGAAACGCAAAGGAACACTTGCATTGTTTTTATCTCTTCCTTGCAGTAACCGATGAAGCTACGTGTCTTGTCACGGCTTCAAACCACTGTCACTAAAGCCACCGATAAATCAGGAAAACGTTaatgaggaaaaaaaagttTCGGAAATGGAAACTGAAGCTTGAAGTTCAAAACTTTTTTATAGCAATGAGAAAAATGCTCCATTGGGTTAATGAAAAATTACACAATCTTGGATTAACCCCCCTAAAAAAAACTTTGTCAGAATTCAACccaatacataaaataaatcgattttccAACATGATATAATCCAAAGCAATCTCCAACCCAGAAAAGCACTTCTTTTGAAGAAGAACAATTTCTACAACTGAATTTatcatttccaaaaaaaaaaaaaaaaaacaccctcCACCCAGACATCCAATTGAGAATCAGATGCAGCTAATGAATCTTACATGAACAGGTAGAGTGGCAGCAATTGAGCAAAACAGGGTGAGGCACCCAATTGCAATCCAATCCAATTCAGAACCAAAGGAGCCCTAAAAACAAAAGCAGAGAACTTGAGAGGTGGCCAGAAGCAGAAACTAAACTTGAAAAAGAATGTGATCCTAAGCGATTCCTTCAGCGAGACGAACAGAGACAAAGACAGATACAGAGACAGAGACAGAGTCTTCTTTCTTTGAGAACAAAATTacaattacatttttaattattattgtggAACATTGGGATATTGCTTGTTTTTATTCATACATCATAAGAATaagatatgtgtgtgtgtacgACACAGCCAACAaagttgtaagttgtaacaCAAGCAGCCAAACACAACTAGAAAAATGGTATTACCATTAACATTTGCATTAGGTGgctttatatattattgttaattgttaattactAAGTACTATAGTGTTAGCAGCAATTGCGTTTAAATGGCGCAGATTTGCAAAACCACTTTTTAAAGCCTCCATTGATTCTCAGTCTCTACTTTGTGCTGTGTCTAGCTGGTTTTACTctgtccttttttttctatattttctattttacctACCTTTTTTTATTAACGTGAGTCTTAAGATATAAATTTAAGAGATGGAATTGGTCAAAATAAATAGctatatgattttataaaaactagaaaaatacttttatattctttaaataattaaaata comes from Glycine soja cultivar W05 chromosome 20, ASM419377v2, whole genome shotgun sequence and encodes:
- the LOC114402483 gene encoding uncharacterized protein LOC114402483; translation: MGCFVSTPKDSGGNRRRPGSIGEVSVYVPGLRIPKPVDFAQSLGDYLSKNIVERLSALRTRIVVMAGQEGPTITRTKRKSATQHGGSTLADLQQALEDYLLVLLGLVENGSHLQYKVQFAWVNQEDEAEETTMSNAWYEVLSVLHLMAMLLLSQSDLLLLPRTSTDGHQPKVSEESRRASVDIFLKAAGYLDCAVRHVLPQLPGELRRNLPVDLAEGVLRALCLQALGQGVDIQLGMAIDSTKATLAVKRRLACEMVKYWQQAQDNIMNLPLANGWGEKHCLFVKWKYIEAKAAAYYYHGLILDEGNTEKSQGMAVAALQAADEYFKESKKLCEAFNAAPPLSRNPPLWGTMKYLYEKIPKDTSSKVRINRDLYSYERIMETAPTLPDFALALKPDEYQLPQVDPSWRTENVKGGQSGATNHVNG